The following proteins are encoded in a genomic region of Rhizobium sp. CCGE531:
- a CDS encoding DUF882 domain-containing protein: MPNLSGNTKPKSLSWHSACSDLFRKVAKVAAVGLLALAVSTPVFVGTPSQAGGETRSLKIYYVHTGEKAVITYKRNGKFDPDGLEKLNRILRDWRKNQPTKMNPRLFDLIWEAYRESGSHEFIYVICGFRSPGTNEMLRTRSSHTGVAKKSQHMLGNAMDFYLPDVKLSKLREIGMKLQVGGVGYYPTSGSPFVHMDVGGVRAWPRMDRQDLVRLFPDGKTMHIPADGRPLPGYQQAVADYKRRISSDDIQVASSSSPRRGFFARLFGGGGADEEEDNAESGVAAAPVAVASATRKGQPAPAASDEGDDSAAPVQTPAQVTPAQVQVASVNAPVPQVRPAFGNQPAGSDVASALVSPSRNAAQDALAAAMPNTDDQPQYADLRSYNVPVPSLLDRRTPGDAELASAEADVKGQVAAVPVPAQRPELAENLLASTDADQEALDDQADVAALSPSVVAALEQSRPDRSDANATVASPLNNVASKDQIAPVNDGAAAGNGAAQAIASVLPQQRPAQQMPMQVAALAPIRNEVKASSSRRFNDSFDTVTPQERPIAAGIATKGSRPSRQDAAEADAGRATVTTAPTLTEKMISQWAIAKARVEVVNRPVKAPRFVSPTLRAQPTAVYTDGFKMQTASIDPERFSGSAVNFLQVKKFNSVE; the protein is encoded by the coding sequence TTGCCGAATCTGAGTGGAAATACCAAGCCTAAAAGCTTGAGCTGGCATTCTGCGTGCTCGGACTTATTTCGCAAGGTGGCCAAGGTTGCAGCCGTTGGCCTCCTTGCTTTGGCTGTTTCCACTCCAGTTTTCGTCGGCACTCCCTCGCAGGCTGGCGGCGAAACCCGCAGCCTCAAGATCTATTACGTTCACACCGGCGAAAAGGCCGTCATCACCTATAAGCGCAATGGCAAGTTCGATCCGGACGGCCTGGAGAAGCTGAACCGCATCCTGCGCGACTGGCGCAAGAATCAGCCGACCAAGATGAACCCGCGCCTGTTCGACCTCATCTGGGAAGCTTATCGCGAAAGCGGATCGCACGAATTCATCTACGTGATCTGCGGTTTCCGGTCTCCAGGCACCAACGAGATGCTGCGCACGCGTTCCTCCCATACCGGCGTTGCCAAGAAAAGCCAGCACATGCTCGGCAATGCGATGGATTTCTATCTTCCGGACGTCAAGCTTTCCAAGTTGCGCGAAATCGGCATGAAGCTGCAGGTGGGTGGCGTCGGCTATTATCCGACCTCCGGTTCCCCCTTCGTCCATATGGATGTCGGCGGCGTGCGCGCCTGGCCGCGCATGGATCGCCAGGATCTCGTCCGCCTGTTCCCGGACGGCAAGACCATGCATATTCCGGCTGATGGCCGGCCGCTGCCGGGCTACCAGCAGGCGGTTGCCGATTACAAGCGCCGCATATCGTCCGACGATATCCAGGTCGCCAGCTCCTCGTCGCCGCGCCGAGGCTTCTTCGCCCGCCTGTTTGGTGGCGGCGGTGCGGATGAGGAAGAGGACAATGCGGAAAGCGGCGTAGCGGCGGCACCGGTGGCCGTCGCTTCGGCTACCCGCAAGGGTCAGCCGGCTCCGGCCGCAAGCGACGAGGGTGACGATAGCGCCGCTCCGGTCCAAACTCCGGCTCAGGTAACTCCGGCCCAGGTTCAGGTCGCAAGCGTAAACGCGCCCGTTCCGCAGGTTCGCCCGGCTTTCGGCAATCAGCCCGCCGGCAGCGATGTTGCGTCCGCGCTCGTCTCGCCATCGCGTAACGCCGCGCAGGACGCGCTTGCCGCCGCGATGCCGAATACGGACGATCAGCCGCAATATGCGGATCTTCGCTCCTATAACGTACCCGTGCCGTCCCTGCTCGATCGGCGCACGCCTGGCGATGCCGAGCTGGCCTCGGCCGAAGCTGACGTGAAGGGCCAGGTCGCTGCCGTACCTGTGCCGGCACAACGCCCCGAACTTGCCGAGAACCTTTTGGCATCCACTGATGCGGATCAGGAGGCGCTCGACGATCAGGCCGATGTCGCCGCACTTTCGCCCTCGGTGGTCGCTGCTCTCGAGCAGAGCCGTCCCGATCGATCCGATGCGAATGCTACGGTAGCCTCGCCGCTCAACAATGTTGCGTCGAAAGATCAGATCGCGCCGGTCAATGATGGAGCCGCAGCCGGGAACGGTGCCGCCCAGGCTATTGCTTCGGTTCTGCCGCAGCAGAGACCGGCGCAGCAGATGCCGATGCAGGTGGCGGCGCTGGCGCCGATCCGCAACGAGGTCAAAGCCAGCAGCAGCCGTCGTTTCAACGACAGCTTCGATACGGTGACCCCGCAGGAACGTCCGATTGCCGCTGGCATCGCGACCAAGGGCTCGCGGCCGAGCAGGCAGGATGCGGCCGAGGCCGATGCTGGCCGGGCTACCGTGACGACCGCGCCGACCCTGACGGAGAAGATGATTTCGCAATGGGCGATTGCAAAGGCTCGTGTCGAGGTCGTCAATCGTCCGGTCAAGGCGCCGCGTTTCGTCAGCCCGACGCTGCGTGCCCAGCCGACGGCCGTCTATACGGATGGCTTCAAGATGCAGACGGCATCGATCGATCCGGAACGTTTCAGCGGTTCCGCCGTGAATTTCCTCCAGGTGAAGAAGTTCAATTCTGTCGAATAG